The Corylus avellana chromosome ca8, CavTom2PMs-1.0 genome has a segment encoding these proteins:
- the LOC132190361 gene encoding NAC domain-containing protein 92, whose amino-acid sequence MQKQSSQKGKEQSKEIDMTGDHAKEETLPPGFRFHPTDEELITYYLINKISDPTFTGKAIGDVDLNKCEPWELPGKAKMGEKEWYFFSLRDRKYPTGVRTNRATNTGYWKTTGKDKEIFNSETSELVGMKKTLVFYRGRAPRGEKTNWVMHEYRIHSKAAFRNTKQDEWVVCRVFQKSAGAKKFPSNQPRAVLNPYNLEMAPTHVVPSPMMQLGDPTQFHGGRNYMSNAELAELARVFRGGGGGSTSVNHLPMQPQMSYPLGGGCFTISGLNLNLGGAGAPPVLRGMAPAPPHPAAMHPQDHVNSSMMTGETSGYGTEMNHANPAGNRYMGVDHCMDLENYWPPY is encoded by the exons ATGCAG AAGCAAAGTAGCCAGAAGGGGAAGGAGCAAAGCAAGGAGATAGACATGACAGGAGATCATGCAAAGGAGGAAACCCTTCCACCAGGCTTTCGATTCCATCCCACTGATGAAGAACTCATCACTTACTATCTCATTAACAAGATCTCTGATCCTACTTTTACAGGAAAGGCTATTGGTGATGTTGATCTCAACAAATGCGAGCCATGGGAACTTCCAG GGAAGGCGAAAATGGGAGAAAAAGAGTGGTATTTCTTCAGCCTTCGGGATCGGAAATACCCGACCGGCGTGAGGACAAACCGAGCGACAAACACAGGTTACTGGAAAACGACAGGGAAAGACAAGGAGATCTTCAACAGCGAAACGTCGGAGTTGGTTGGGATGAAGAAGACTTTGGTTTTCTATAGAGGTAGAGCTCCAAGAGGAGAGAAAACTAACTGGGTCATGCATGAATATCGCATCCACTCAAAAGCTGCCTTTAGAAATACCAAG CAGGATGAATGGGTGGTTTGCCGAGTCTTCCAGAAGAGTGCTGGCGCAAAAAAGTTTCCCTCGAACCAACCAAGGGCAGTGCTGAATCCCTACAACCTGGAAATGGCTCCTACTCATGTTGTACCATCACCAATGATGCAGCTGGGAGATCCTACTCAGTTCCATGGTGGCCGGAATTACATGAGCAACGCAGAACTCGCGGAGCTTGCACGGGTTTTTCGAGGCGGTGGCGGCGGGTCGACGAGTGTCAACCACCTGCCAATGCAACCCCAGATGAGCTATCCACTAGGAGGAGGATGTTTCACAATATCAGGGCTAAATTTGAATCTAGGAGGGGCAGGGGCACCGCCAGTTTTACGAGGCATGGCTCCGGCACCTCCTCATCCGGCAGCAATGCATCCACAGGATCATGTCAATTCCTCCATGATGACTGGAGAAACCTCAGGCTATGGCACGGAAATGAATCATGCAAACCCAGCTGGGAATAGGTATATGGGCGTGGACCATTGCATGGATCTTGAGAACTACTGGCCTCCCTATTAA